Proteins from a genomic interval of Leeia speluncae:
- the wecB gene encoding non-hydrolyzing UDP-N-acetylglucosamine 2-epimerase: MLKIMTIVGTRPELIKMSRVIAEFDKHVNHILVHTGQNYDYELNQVFFEDLEIRKPNYFLDVATGTVSGTIARIIEKADEILQIEQPDALLLYGDTNSCLSVLVAKRRKIPVFHMEAGNRCFDQNVPEELNRKVIDHLSDINLVLTEHARRYLISEGIRPETVFKTGSHMHEVLNYYEHKISNSSILSLLQLVKNSYFIVSIHREENVDSESNLLLLLNTLNKLANQYDVPVIVSTHPRTQKRLDNLKNYELDKRVRFLKPFGFSDYVCLQKNALCVLSDSGTITEESSLLNFRAITVRNVHERPEGMDAGILIMSGLDPENVLRAVDVTINMDLIRNNPSNVEDYINPAASHQILKIVLSYIPYVNRLVWNK, translated from the coding sequence ATGCTTAAAATTATGACTATTGTTGGTACTCGACCAGAGCTTATTAAGATGAGTCGTGTAATCGCTGAGTTTGACAAGCATGTTAATCATATCCTTGTTCATACTGGACAGAATTATGACTACGAATTGAATCAGGTTTTTTTTGAAGATTTGGAAATACGTAAGCCAAATTATTTTCTTGATGTTGCAACAGGAACTGTGTCGGGTACTATTGCTAGGATTATTGAGAAAGCTGATGAAATTTTACAGATTGAGCAGCCCGATGCATTATTGCTATACGGCGACACTAATTCTTGCCTTTCTGTTTTAGTTGCCAAACGTAGAAAAATCCCTGTTTTTCACATGGAGGCAGGCAATAGGTGCTTTGATCAAAATGTACCAGAAGAGTTAAACCGAAAGGTCATAGACCACTTGAGTGATATAAATCTCGTCTTGACTGAGCATGCTAGACGATATTTGATTTCGGAAGGAATACGTCCTGAAACTGTTTTTAAAACAGGCTCTCATATGCACGAGGTGCTGAATTATTATGAGCATAAAATAAGTAATTCATCAATATTGTCATTATTGCAACTTGTGAAGAATTCATATTTTATTGTAAGTATTCATCGTGAAGAAAATGTTGATTCCGAGAGCAATCTCCTTTTGCTGTTGAATACACTTAATAAATTAGCTAATCAATATGATGTCCCTGTAATTGTATCAACTCATCCTAGGACACAGAAGCGATTGGATAATTTAAAAAATTATGAATTAGATAAAAGGGTTCGTTTTTTAAAGCCTTTTGGTTTTTCTGATTACGTCTGTTTACAGAAAAATGCTCTTTGTGTATTGTCGGATAGTGGAACGATTACAGAAGAGTCATCTTTATTAAATTTTAGAGCAATTACAGTAAGAAATGTTCATGAACGTCCGGAGGGAATGGATGCTGGCATTCTTATCATGTCTGGCCTTGACCCTGAGAATGTTCTTCGTGCAGTTGATGTTACGATTAATATGGATTTAATTCGCAATAATCCATCGAATGTTGAGGATTACATCAATCCTGCAGCTTCACACCAGATACTAAAAATTGTTTTAAGTTATATACCGTATGTAAATAGATTGGTTTGGAATAAATAA
- a CDS encoding polysaccharide biosynthesis protein, translating into MFDNKTLLITGGTGSFGQTVLKRFLKTNVKEIIVFSRDEKKQEEIRLSFNNDRLKFYIGDVRDYSSIYSACCGVDYIFHAAALKQVPSCEFYPMEALKTNVLGTENVLRAATAQNVQKVIVLSTDKAVYPINAMGLTKALAEKVMIAQARLQAPTSTVFCATRYGNVMASRGSVIPLFIKQLKENKPLTITDPEMTRFLMSLEESVDLVLYAFEHGSQGDIFVQKAPASTVNDLAVALCNIFEKPSHNINIIGTRHGEKLFESLISREEMVTAEDMGNYYRLPADNRNLNYEKYFSSGESMISQTEDYTSHNTHRLHVKQIESMLLQLDYIKEELNA; encoded by the coding sequence ATGTTTGATAATAAAACGTTACTTATTACTGGTGGAACTGGCTCATTTGGTCAAACTGTTCTTAAACGATTTTTGAAAACTAATGTTAAAGAAATAATTGTATTTAGCCGTGATGAAAAAAAACAAGAGGAAATCAGATTATCATTTAATAATGACCGGCTAAAATTTTATATCGGTGATGTAAGAGATTATTCAAGTATTTACTCTGCATGTTGTGGGGTTGATTATATCTTTCATGCAGCAGCATTAAAACAAGTTCCTTCATGTGAGTTTTATCCAATGGAGGCATTAAAAACGAATGTACTTGGTACTGAAAATGTGCTGCGTGCGGCAACTGCCCAGAATGTACAAAAAGTTATCGTACTGAGTACTGACAAAGCGGTTTACCCAATAAATGCAATGGGGCTTACAAAAGCCCTTGCTGAAAAAGTAATGATTGCGCAGGCCCGTTTGCAAGCGCCTACAAGTACTGTTTTCTGTGCAACGCGATATGGTAACGTGATGGCATCTCGAGGGTCTGTAATTCCTTTGTTTATTAAACAGTTAAAGGAAAATAAGCCTTTGACCATAACTGATCCGGAAATGACTCGCTTTTTAATGTCCCTTGAAGAGTCTGTTGATCTTGTTCTGTATGCTTTTGAACATGGTAGTCAAGGTGATATTTTTGTACAGAAAGCACCTGCTTCAACTGTTAACGATCTTGCTGTAGCTCTTTGCAATATATTTGAGAAGCCTTCACATAACATCAATATTATTGGAACGCGACATGGAGAAAAGTTATTTGAATCTTTAATTTCGCGTGAAGAAATGGTTACAGCTGAGGACATGGGAAATTACTATCGATTACCTGCGGATAACAGAAACTTAAATTATGAAAAATATTTTAGTTCTGGTGAATCAATGATATCCCAAACGGAAGATTATACTTCGCATAACACACATCGTTTACATGTAAAACAAATAGAATCAATGCTTCTTCAGCTTGATTATATCAAGGAAGAACTAAATGCTTAA
- a CDS encoding dTDP-4-dehydrorhamnose reductase family protein, which yields MKIIVLGSSGMLGNAMLGVLSQRGDFDVIGSYRTSASISRLPDKLKSKCRINIDINDSDQLLKMFDEHKPNVIINCIGLIKQISAVNDPLITLPLNSIFPHRLNAICKLSGTRLIHISTDCVFSGKKGMYLESDIPDAEDLYGRSKLLGELNSENSITLRTSIVGRELSGSHSLIDWFLSQKHKISGYSNAYFSGLTTVELSRVIRDTVLCNEDLHGLYHVSSSRISKYNLLKEASSIFNHKILIEEYPDFFIDRSLDNSKFTSKTNYVCPSWTDMLLDMKNFYSEEYNV from the coding sequence ATGAAAATTATTGTACTGGGCTCTTCAGGTATGCTTGGGAATGCAATGCTTGGTGTGCTAAGCCAACGAGGCGATTTTGATGTCATTGGTTCATATAGAACCTCTGCTAGTATTAGTAGGTTGCCAGATAAGCTTAAGTCAAAATGCAGAATTAATATTGATATAAATGACAGTGATCAATTATTGAAGATGTTTGATGAGCATAAACCAAATGTGATTATTAATTGCATCGGACTAATCAAACAAATCTCAGCAGTGAATGATCCATTGATTACCCTCCCGTTAAATAGTATTTTCCCTCATCGCTTAAATGCAATTTGCAAACTTTCGGGCACTCGATTAATACATATTAGTACTGACTGTGTATTTTCCGGAAAAAAAGGAATGTATCTTGAAAGTGATATTCCAGATGCTGAAGATTTATATGGAAGATCTAAGTTGTTAGGTGAGCTAAATTCTGAAAATTCAATAACATTGCGAACCTCTATTGTGGGAAGAGAGTTATCCGGTTCTCACTCATTGATAGATTGGTTTTTAAGCCAAAAGCATAAAATTTCTGGTTACTCAAATGCATATTTTTCTGGTTTGACAACCGTAGAGTTGTCACGTGTTATTAGAGATACAGTCTTGTGTAATGAAGATTTACATGGGTTATATCATGTATCTTCAAGTCGCATTTCCAAATATAATTTATTGAAAGAGGCTTCTTCTATCTTTAATCATAAAATTTTAATTGAAGAGTATCCTGATTTTTTTATCGATCGTTCACTTGATAACAGTAAATTCACATCAAAAACTAATTATGTGTGTCCTTCATGGACAGATATGCTACTTGATATGAAGAATTTTTATAGTGAAGAATATAATGTTTGA
- a CDS encoding 2OG-Fe(II) oxygenase, with translation MKLDQQMLSEIANKSCSKILGVKEGDGYYTAPFKHIVIDDFLPVELANECINRFPKLSNPCWQHSNDADIEVKYRTDWKSEFDIPDTIVDVVRIMNSAPFLRAMSQVMGIPKIIPDPYFTGGGLNVSMRGGLLDVHVDGNYHDATGLNRRLNALLYLNPGWEESWGGEFGVYDETGTNCIKKVAPLHNRLVIFDSHDKSFHGLPDPINFPEDIPRRSILLYYYTKDARPGNLISVEEPHSALWKKRGFMDKRGNKTRDFT, from the coding sequence ATGAAATTAGATCAACAGATGCTTTCTGAAATTGCAAATAAATCTTGCAGCAAAATATTGGGTGTAAAAGAAGGTGATGGTTACTATACTGCACCTTTTAAGCATATAGTTATTGACGATTTTTTGCCTGTTGAGTTGGCTAATGAGTGTATTAATCGGTTTCCAAAACTCAGTAATCCTTGTTGGCAGCATTCAAATGATGCAGATATTGAAGTTAAGTATAGGACAGATTGGAAATCAGAGTTTGATATTCCTGATACAATTGTTGACGTTGTTCGTATTATGAATAGCGCACCTTTTCTTCGCGCAATGTCTCAAGTAATGGGGATCCCTAAAATTATACCTGACCCGTATTTTACTGGCGGTGGTTTGAATGTAAGTATGCGCGGTGGATTGTTAGATGTCCATGTGGATGGAAATTATCATGATGCGACAGGACTAAACCGTCGTTTAAATGCATTACTATATTTAAACCCTGGATGGGAAGAGTCATGGGGTGGTGAGTTTGGTGTTTATGATGAAACAGGGACCAATTGTATTAAAAAGGTTGCTCCGTTGCATAACAGATTGGTGATATTTGATTCTCATGACAAGAGTTTTCATGGTTTGCCTGATCCAATTAATTTTCCAGAAGATATTCCGCGCAGATCAATATTACTTTACTACTACACGAAAGATGCAAGGCCAGGCAATCTGATTTCTGTTGAAGAACCCCATAGTGCGCTCTGGAAAAAAAGAGGTTTTATGGATAAGCGTGGTAACAAGACGCGTGATTTTACTTAA
- a CDS encoding AAA family ATPase, protein MLSFKEYIKRIYTWVPFLFSILDLFFYVMVPYIFMEMIEKNGFLIDFYNRFKFFREFNLFVFFSILICSILFVRSFFIFFLSRLMSISIQKHYADISELIVNKLFSSKYGISDFDKNHVRRLLNSEINNLIFGCVIPFSFCLAEVSVVLVLFLYSIYKFGNFIILFGLIISVFIYIVMLVSKEKVRNIGELRSSYEQIRQNFVEIIIGNVYSIKSNGGGPYSKVKMFEITTKFSSALSSQLTYPFITKTIIEGVIVFFLISVFALVSDFKSFEIAVFGGVALRALPAMSRISSYSDTIRISKIALKNVENFITEPLDDAFGLRNKLLDKYLDGQNKTGLLILKGPSGIGKTSSLKYWISNENAKVSYMDQSNFNGALPISELIMLIGGGEHAIPEITTHMNDLGIDIRARSLSELSGGQLKFLQFLLIALKTASIYVFDEPTVGLDNALKRRVLDIIKQKSINSRVVVVSHDSEFIEECSSKCSGVLYEVR, encoded by the coding sequence TTGTTAAGTTTTAAAGAGTATATAAAGCGAATTTATACTTGGGTGCCTTTTTTATTTTCAATATTAGATTTGTTTTTTTATGTAATGGTTCCATATATATTTATGGAAATGATTGAAAAAAATGGATTTCTGATTGATTTTTATAATAGGTTTAAATTTTTTCGTGAATTTAATCTGTTTGTATTTTTTTCAATTCTAATTTGTTCTATCCTTTTTGTACGAAGTTTTTTTATATTTTTCTTGAGTAGATTGATGTCGATATCTATTCAGAAGCACTATGCTGATATCAGTGAATTAATTGTGAATAAATTATTTTCAAGCAAATATGGAATATCTGATTTTGATAAGAATCATGTACGAAGATTGCTTAATTCTGAGATTAATAATTTGATTTTCGGGTGTGTTATACCGTTCTCATTTTGTCTAGCAGAGGTTTCGGTAGTTCTGGTTCTGTTTTTATATTCGATATATAAATTTGGTAATTTTATAATCTTATTTGGGCTGATAATTTCTGTATTTATATATATTGTTATGCTGGTTTCTAAAGAAAAGGTTAGGAATATTGGTGAATTGCGAAGTAGTTATGAACAAATAAGGCAAAATTTTGTTGAGATTATTATTGGGAATGTATACTCAATAAAATCAAATGGGGGTGGACCTTACTCTAAAGTGAAAATGTTCGAAATTACTACAAAGTTTTCATCGGCACTTTCAAGTCAATTAACCTATCCATTTATAACTAAGACAATAATTGAGGGCGTAATTGTCTTTTTTCTTATTTCGGTTTTTGCATTGGTGAGTGACTTTAAGTCTTTCGAGATAGCTGTGTTTGGCGGTGTTGCCTTGCGGGCTTTGCCTGCCATGTCAAGGATTTCTAGTTATTCTGATACGATACGAATTAGCAAAATAGCATTAAAAAATGTTGAGAACTTTATTACCGAACCGCTAGATGATGCATTTGGCTTGCGTAATAAACTGTTGGATAAATACTTAGATGGGCAAAATAAAACCGGTCTTCTAATATTAAAAGGACCATCTGGTATTGGTAAAACTTCATCGCTTAAATATTGGATTAGTAATGAAAATGCTAAAGTCTCCTATATGGATCAAAGTAACTTCAATGGGGCACTTCCTATTTCAGAATTGATCATGTTAATAGGTGGCGGCGAGCATGCAATTCCAGAAATAACGACTCATATGAATGATTTGGGTATCGACATTCGCGCAAGAAGTCTTTCGGAGTTGTCGGGCGGACAACTCAAATTTCTGCAGTTCCTATTAATTGCTTTGAAAACTGCTTCTATTTATGTATTTGATGAACCAACTGTTGGATTAGATAATGCTCTTAAACGAAGGGTGTTAGATATTATTAAGCAGAAGTCTATAAATAGTCGAGTTGTGGTGGTGTCACATGATAGTGAATTTATAGAAGAATGCTCTTCGAAATGCTCAGGTGTTCTTTATGAGGTCAGATAG
- a CDS encoding class I SAM-dependent methyltransferase, translated as MNNKIEVLKDLDELKQKLRHDYKKFKRVLDVGCGIRPFSWVPSESIVCVEPHDKYREILSATFANEGLITINSGFPDFLKIINVEEYNLISLIDVIEHLPKEVGISGLKEIIDGKPSNIFVFTPNGFMPQHSTGIDAWGIECGMQQEHLSGWCIEDFKQLGFNKFLIVKDLHVENEKRWDGLLAIYSIENNKSNKSSVWDPIEYPNSPNETADTVIIFGRHNRFSGSVVGTHVRRIGKKVYIPSLSFLSKKISNIYKKIIVSIVRGC; from the coding sequence ATGAACAATAAAATTGAAGTCTTAAAAGACCTAGATGAATTAAAACAAAAGCTAAGGCACGACTATAAAAAATTCAAAAGAGTGCTAGATGTTGGCTGTGGAATACGACCTTTTTCTTGGGTGCCTAGTGAGTCAATAGTATGTGTCGAGCCTCATGATAAATACAGAGAAATTTTATCTGCTACATTTGCTAATGAAGGATTAATAACTATAAATTCTGGTTTCCCTGATTTTCTAAAAATAATTAATGTAGAAGAATATAACTTGATTTCATTAATTGATGTTATTGAGCATTTACCAAAAGAAGTGGGTATAAGTGGATTAAAAGAAATAATAGATGGGAAACCAAGTAATATCTTTGTTTTTACCCCAAATGGGTTTATGCCGCAGCATTCTACTGGAATTGATGCATGGGGTATCGAGTGTGGCATGCAGCAAGAGCATTTATCAGGGTGGTGTATCGAAGATTTTAAGCAATTAGGCTTTAACAAATTTCTGATTGTGAAGGATCTGCATGTCGAAAATGAGAAAAGATGGGATGGTTTGCTTGCTATTTATTCAATAGAAAATAATAAAAGCAATAAATCATCTGTATGGGATCCAATTGAATACCCTAATTCTCCTAATGAGACTGCAGATACTGTAATTATATTTGGTAGACACAATAGGTTTTCTGGTAGCGTAGTTGGGACTCATGTACGAAGAATTGGGAAAAAGGTATATATTCCGAGTTTATCTTTCTTGTCAAAAAAGATAAGTAATATCTATAAAAAAATAATTGTCAGTATTGTTCGGGGCTGCTAA
- a CDS encoding glycosyltransferase family A protein, with the protein MYSLIMPVYNGKKYFEEAIQSAILSLEKDDEIIVVEDGSSDGGVAEIINRQSSVCNISYFKKDNGGVASALNLGIHNAKNENFAWLSHDDMYLPNRFKVDRSLRVHAKNIVTVSNFYLYFNDSKKLVTINNSRKIGARQKIKLLGSRFLNGNCLTAPIELLLSLGAFSENLRHTQDYDLWLKIIEKTNFTSINDATVISRQHADQDSVKLSSAARKEYIDMVKSNLTVADIINPLNFFEILKISKDML; encoded by the coding sequence ATGTATAGTTTAATCATGCCAGTCTATAATGGCAAAAAATATTTTGAAGAGGCCATCCAATCAGCAATTCTATCTTTAGAAAAGGATGATGAAATAATCGTTGTGGAAGATGGCTCTTCAGATGGTGGCGTTGCAGAAATTATAAATCGCCAATCATCAGTATGTAATATTTCATACTTTAAAAAGGATAATGGTGGTGTTGCATCCGCACTTAATCTTGGCATTCATAATGCAAAAAATGAAAATTTTGCATGGCTAAGCCATGATGATATGTATTTACCGAATCGCTTTAAAGTAGATAGAAGTCTAAGGGTGCATGCTAAAAATATCGTTACTGTATCAAATTTTTATTTGTATTTTAATGATAGTAAAAAATTAGTGACAATAAATAATTCTAGAAAAATTGGGGCAAGACAAAAAATTAAGTTATTAGGTTCTAGATTTTTAAATGGAAATTGCCTCACGGCGCCTATAGAACTATTATTATCGCTTGGTGCATTTTCGGAAAATCTTAGACATACACAAGATTATGACCTTTGGCTAAAAATAATTGAAAAAACAAATTTTACCTCTATCAATGATGCTACAGTTATTTCACGTCAGCATGCAGATCAGGATAGTGTAAAACTTTCTAGCGCTGCAAGAAAAGAATATATTGACATGGTTAAGTCAAATTTGACAGTAGCAGATATCATAAATCCTCTCAATTTTTTTGAAATACTGAAGATTTCAAAGGATATGTTATAG
- a CDS encoding glycosyltransferase family 4 protein translates to MNSSAAIHMEDLAFALTDLNVSTTILVPSPDLSAPLHIFKQDNITIIRLKTSNFKSTNLFKRTLFEFVMPYQMIKTLISRKILPNHCDGIAWYSPSIFFFPLIFFLKRKYKTSSYLILRDIFPQWAFDLGVINSKLIFYTLKFLSLFQFFIADKIGIQSQGNFQFLPQFIRIKKEIEVFDNWFTPRIILSNNFKELSKNTNLIVYTGNMGIAQGLEYVATTIHKILEKNSVACTFLFIGKGSYKSKLQNFFKNQNYNNVIFSDEVNPNDIPSLLSFSKFGIVALDHRHRTHNIPGKFITYMMYKTPVIVFTTLNSDLANLVLQENLGIVIDPTLETNIEDILNFLSLPINNPSKYEELRTNCHNLYSKRFRSKTAAEKLIHFFSKT, encoded by the coding sequence ATGAACTCTTCTGCAGCGATACACATGGAAGATTTGGCATTTGCTTTGACCGATTTAAATGTGTCAACCACTATTTTAGTTCCTTCGCCAGATTTATCTGCCCCTTTACATATTTTCAAACAAGATAACATTACAATAATTAGATTAAAAACTTCAAATTTTAAATCAACCAATCTTTTTAAGAGGACATTATTTGAGTTCGTAATGCCATATCAAATGATTAAAACTCTGATTTCAAGGAAAATATTACCAAATCACTGCGATGGGATTGCCTGGTACTCACCATCTATTTTCTTTTTCCCTCTAATTTTCTTTCTCAAGAGGAAGTACAAAACATCTTCCTACCTAATTTTGAGAGACATCTTTCCTCAATGGGCATTTGACCTTGGTGTTATTAATAGTAAGTTAATATTTTATACGCTAAAATTTTTATCATTATTTCAGTTTTTTATTGCTGATAAAATTGGCATTCAATCTCAAGGAAACTTTCAATTTTTACCACAATTTATTCGAATAAAAAAGGAAATTGAAGTTTTTGATAACTGGTTCACACCAAGAATTATTCTTTCCAATAATTTCAAAGAGCTCTCAAAAAATACCAATTTGATTGTTTATACGGGCAACATGGGAATTGCACAAGGTCTTGAGTATGTCGCCACAACCATTCATAAAATTTTAGAAAAAAATTCTGTAGCATGTACCTTTCTATTCATTGGTAAAGGCTCTTATAAATCAAAACTTCAGAATTTCTTTAAAAATCAAAACTATAATAATGTTATCTTCTCAGATGAAGTCAATCCTAATGACATCCCATCTCTTCTTTCTTTCTCAAAATTTGGCATAGTTGCATTAGATCATAGACATCGAACTCACAATATTCCTGGAAAATTTATTACTTATATGATGTACAAAACGCCAGTGATAGTTTTTACGACACTTAATTCAGACTTAGCCAATTTAGTTTTACAAGAAAATCTTGGCATTGTCATTGATCCTACTCTTGAAACAAATATCGAAGATATATTAAATTTTCTCAGCCTACCGATTAACAACCCATCAAAATACGAAGAATTACGCACGAATTGCCATAACCTTTATTCCAAAAGATTTCGTTCAAAAACAGCCGCTGAAAAATTAATCCATTTCTTCTCAAAAACTTAG
- a CDS encoding Fur family transcriptional regulator: MAHTLSDQLEAANRWCLDRGEKLTDIRREVLSLLFSHGHSMKAYDILSELQRQRPNAAPPTVYRALDFLLSVGLIHRLDSVNAFVACPEFSQPHHHGLLLVCEHCHNVIEIADAPWLSALAETAKTHGFVPGHQELEIKGLCTACHAAKGNMQ; this comes from the coding sequence ATGGCACACACACTTTCTGATCAACTCGAAGCTGCGAACCGCTGGTGTTTAGACCGTGGCGAGAAACTCACGGACATCCGTCGCGAGGTGCTAAGCCTTTTGTTTAGCCATGGGCATTCGATGAAGGCGTATGACATTTTGTCAGAACTGCAACGACAGCGGCCAAATGCGGCGCCGCCGACGGTGTACCGTGCTTTAGATTTTTTGCTGAGCGTGGGGTTGATTCACCGCTTGGATTCTGTGAATGCCTTTGTGGCCTGTCCAGAGTTTAGTCAACCGCACCATCATGGTTTGTTGCTGGTGTGCGAACACTGCCATAACGTGATTGAGATTGCAGATGCACCGTGGTTATCTGCGCTGGCAGAAACAGCCAAAACACATGGATTTGTGCCTGGGCATCAGGAATTAGAAATCAAGGGGTTGTGTACTGCCTGCCATGCAGCCAAAGGGAATATGCAATGA
- a CDS encoding metal ABC transporter ATP-binding protein, with protein sequence MKPVISLHNVTLSYHRHPAVHHVSGTFHAGEATAIIGPNGAGKSTLLKAIVGLIPASDSMVQFHGIAKKDIAFLPQAANIDRTFPISVLDAVLLGNWRKSGWFGGVSKTARAEAEAALIKVGLEGFGPRHIGSLSSGQFQRVLFARILLQNSPLILLDEPFTAIDARTTQDLLHLIDHWRYEGRTIISVLHDYEQVKNHFSESLLMAKECIAWGPTTEVLTKANLQKANAMAENWIENAAVCHRDEQPQVEGAH encoded by the coding sequence ATGAAACCAGTGATTAGTCTGCACAATGTCACCCTTAGTTATCATCGCCACCCTGCTGTTCACCATGTGTCCGGTACTTTTCATGCAGGTGAGGCAACGGCCATTATTGGGCCAAATGGCGCCGGAAAAAGCACGCTACTGAAGGCGATTGTCGGTTTAATTCCTGCATCGGATTCGATGGTTCAGTTTCATGGCATTGCGAAGAAAGATATCGCTTTTTTACCGCAAGCTGCCAATATCGATCGCACCTTCCCCATTTCGGTGTTAGATGCGGTCTTGTTAGGCAATTGGCGTAAAAGTGGTTGGTTTGGTGGCGTGAGCAAAACAGCAAGGGCCGAAGCAGAGGCCGCACTAATCAAGGTTGGGCTAGAAGGCTTTGGGCCGCGCCATATTGGTAGCTTATCTTCTGGTCAATTTCAGCGCGTTTTGTTTGCTAGGATTTTGCTACAAAACTCACCGCTCATCCTCTTAGACGAGCCATTTACGGCGATTGATGCGCGCACCACACAAGATTTACTTCATCTGATTGATCATTGGCGTTACGAAGGGCGCACCATTATTAGTGTGCTCCATGATTACGAACAGGTTAAAAACCACTTTTCTGAATCATTATTAATGGCAAAAGAGTGTATTGCTTGGGGTCCGACGACAGAGGTGCTCACCAAGGCAAATCTGCAAAAAGCCAATGCGATGGCAGAAAACTGGATAGAGAATGCAGCGGTTTGCCATCGGGATGAACAGCCTCAAGTAGAAGGTGCGCATTAA
- a CDS encoding metal ABC transporter permease produces the protein MSLYDLLWQPFADFAFMRHALIGCFALALGCAPIGLLLVLRRMSLMGDAMSHAILPGAAIAFIAYGLSLVALSIGGFIAGLVVVLLAGLVTRMTELKEDASFAAFYLLSLATGVLLVSKWGSNVDLMHILFGTVLAVDDAALYLVAGIATFTLLVLTIFYRPLVIESFDPEFMRATSGKGAIAHFAFLILVVLNLVAGFQALGTLMSVGLMMLPATSARLWTDNLPKLCLVAISIALISGYTGLLISYHGNLPSGPSIILTAGLAYIGSLLIGTRGGMLWRLFRLRHLEG, from the coding sequence ATGTCTTTATATGATTTGTTGTGGCAACCGTTTGCTGATTTTGCCTTTATGCGGCATGCCTTAATTGGATGTTTTGCTTTGGCATTAGGCTGTGCACCGATTGGTCTATTGCTGGTGTTACGCCGGATGAGCTTAATGGGTGACGCGATGAGCCATGCCATCTTACCCGGTGCGGCGATTGCCTTTATTGCTTACGGGCTCTCTTTAGTGGCTCTTAGTATTGGTGGGTTTATTGCTGGTTTGGTGGTTGTGCTATTGGCGGGCTTAGTCACGCGGATGACCGAACTCAAAGAAGACGCCAGTTTTGCGGCCTTTTATTTGCTGTCTTTAGCCACCGGCGTACTGCTAGTGTCTAAATGGGGTAGCAATGTTGATTTGATGCATATTCTATTTGGCACTGTGCTAGCGGTTGATGATGCGGCGCTCTATTTAGTCGCTGGCATTGCCACCTTTACCTTGTTGGTGCTCACTATATTTTATCGTCCATTGGTGATCGAAAGTTTTGACCCGGAATTTATGCGTGCCACCAGCGGCAAAGGTGCCATTGCCCACTTTGCCTTCCTGATTCTAGTGGTACTGAACCTAGTTGCCGGCTTTCAAGCACTTGGCACGCTGATGTCGGTTGGTTTAATGATGTTGCCAGCAACCAGCGCGCGTTTATGGACGGATAACCTACCTAAACTTTGCCTTGTAGCAATTAGCATTGCGCTTATTTCTGGCTACACCGGCTTATTGATTTCTTACCATGGCAACTTGCCTTCTGGCCCTTCTATTATTTTAACGGCGGGTCTTGCCTATATAGGATCACTACTCATTGGCACCCGAGGCGGGATGCTATGGAGACTCTTCCGCCTTCGCCATTTAGAGGGTTAA